The following are encoded together in the Peromyscus leucopus breed LL Stock chromosome 1, UCI_PerLeu_2.1, whole genome shotgun sequence genome:
- the Nup62 gene encoding nuclear pore glycoprotein p62, with product MSGFNFGGTGAPAGGFTFGTAKTATTTAATGFSFSTSGTGGFNFGTPSQPAATAPSTGLFSLTTQTPTTQTPGFNFGTTPASGATGFSLGISTPKPNLSTTAATPAAANTGSFGLGSSTLTNAISSAGTSSQGTAPTGFVFGSSTTSAPSAGSTGFSFTSGSAPQPGASGFSLGSVGSSAQPPALSGSPFTPAALVTTTAGAAQPAAAAPTAATTSAGATLFASIAPAPASSSSTTVLSLSAPATTAATPGAGTLGFSLKAPGAAPGTSTTSTTTTTTTSSAAATAGFALSLKPLVPTGPSSGATSGAAVPGSGTAAGTTTSPAMTYAQLESLINKWSLELEDQERHFLQQATQVNAWDRTLIENGEKITSLHREVEKVKLDQKRLDQELDFILSQQKELEDLLSPLEESVKEQSGTIYLQHADEEREKTFKLAENIDAQLKRMAQDLKDIIEHLNMAGGPADTSDPLQQICKILNAHMDSLQWVDQSSALLQRRVEEASRVCEGRRKEQERSLRIAFD from the coding sequence ATGAGTGGGTTTAACTTTGGAGGCACCGGGGCCCCTGCTGGCGGCTTTACATTTGGCACTGCGAAGACTGCGACCACCACAGCTGCCACTGGCTTTTCCTTCTCGACTTCCGGCACTGGAGGGTTTAATTTTGGGACTCCCAGCCAGCCGGCCGCAACCGCCCCTTCCACTGGCCTCTTCTCCCTCACCACACAGACCCCGACCACACAGACCCCGGGATTCAACTTTGGAACAACGCCTGCTTCTGGAGCGACTGGCTTCTCCCTGGGGATCAGCACCCCAAAACCCAACCTGAGTACCACAGCTGCCACACCAGCTGCAGCCAACACTGGCAGCTTTGGGCTTGGCAGTAGCACCCTTACCAATgccatctcaagtgctggcaccTCCAGCCAGGGGACAGCCCCCACTGGCTTTGTCTTTGGGTCCTCTACCACCTCTGCTCCGTCTGCTGGCTCCACGGGGTTCTCATTCACCAGCGGCAGTGCACCCCAGCCTGGAGCGTCTGGCTTCAGCCTCGGCTCTGTGGGTAGCTCAGCCCAACCCCCAGCACTGTCTGGCTCTCCCTTCACCCCAGCCGCGCTGGTGACCACGACAGCAGGCGCGGCACAGCCAGCTGCTGCTGCacccactgctgccaccaccagtGCAGGGGCCACACTCTTTGCCTCCATAGCGCCTGCTCCCGCCTCATCATCCAGCACTACGGTGCTGTCCCTCTCAGCTCCGGCGACAACTGCAGCCACTCCTGGTGCTGGAACTCTGGGCTTCAGCCTCAAGGCCCCTGGAGCGGCTCCTGGCAcctccaccaccagcaccaccactaccaccaccacctcctccgcTGCCGCCACTGCTGGCTTTGCCTTGAGCCTGAAACCCTTGGTGCCAACTGGCCCCAGTAGTGGGGCCACTAGTGGGGCTGCTGTGCCCGGCTCCGGCACCGCCGCTGGGACAACCACAAGTCCTGCCATGACCTACGCACAGCTGGAAAGCCTGATCAACAAGTGGAGCCTggagctggaggatcaggagcGGCACTTCCTGCAGCAGGCCACACAGGTCAATGCCTGGGACCGCACGCTGATTGAGAATGGGGAGAAGATCACCAGTCTGCACCGCGAGGTGGAGAAGGTGAAGCTGGACCAGAAGCGGCTGGATCAGGAGCTGGACTTCATCCTATCACAGCAGAAGGAGCTGGAGGACCTGCTGAGCCCACTGGAGGAGTCGGTGAAGGAGCAGAGTGGCACCATCTACCTTCAGCATGCCGACGAGGAGCGGGAGAAGACCTTCAAGCTGGCTGAGAACATCGATGCTCAGCTCAAGCGCATGGCACAGGACCTCAAGGACATCATCGAGCACCTGAACATGGCTGGCGGCCCTGCAGACACCAGCGACCCACTGCAGCAGATCTGCAAGATCCTCAACGCACACATGGACTCCCTTCAGTGGGTGGACCAGAGCTCTGCCCTGCTGCAGAGGAGGGTGGAAGAGGCCAGCCGTGTATGTGAGGGCCGCCGCAAGGAGCAGGAGCGCAGCCTGCGCATTGCCTTCGACTAG